The Nitrospira sp. KM1 genome includes a window with the following:
- a CDS encoding YEATS-associated helix-containing protein, protein MIEGILQIVPIMVTAGLLGAAASTALNKDERSWEAFKWNCVIGVSASFLIPVLLTTVSSNVLQALTDGSAARIDKYLVFAGYCLLGAISAQRLITTLSEKVLQIAKDARTTAQEAKAEAEQSRESVEETKQVVLETRASAEQTKKVVLATKDAIQYGIKEDDLGKPVPASVPHLDKALVDAAFKTDDPWKGKFDGKAEANGRRLDAEVTRLTDLGDTASISLRVISMDPLRPLTGTVQFYIHQSFGKYDPLVPVIEGKALLNLTSWGAFTVGAVCDDGTKLELDLSEHPDAWEPWKSR, encoded by the coding sequence ATGATTGAAGGAATTCTTCAAATCGTGCCAATCATGGTGACCGCCGGACTCCTTGGTGCTGCTGCAAGCACCGCGCTGAATAAAGATGAACGGAGCTGGGAGGCCTTCAAATGGAATTGTGTCATCGGTGTATCTGCTTCCTTTCTAATCCCAGTCCTTCTCACTACAGTGTCAAGCAATGTCCTGCAGGCGCTTACGGATGGCTCAGCAGCAAGAATCGACAAATACCTTGTTTTTGCTGGGTATTGTTTGCTTGGGGCAATCTCAGCCCAGCGCCTCATTACAACCTTGAGTGAAAAAGTTCTTCAAATTGCGAAGGATGCAAGAACTACTGCCCAGGAAGCTAAAGCGGAAGCCGAGCAATCAAGGGAATCTGTTGAGGAAACCAAACAGGTCGTTCTCGAAACCCGAGCATCCGCAGAACAGACGAAAAAAGTCGTACTGGCAACAAAAGACGCAATCCAATACGGCATAAAAGAAGATGATCTGGGAAAACCAGTCCCAGCGTCCGTACCGCACCTCGACAAAGCGCTAGTCGATGCAGCGTTTAAGACTGACGATCCATGGAAAGGTAAGTTTGACGGGAAAGCCGAAGCAAACGGCCGTAGGCTAGACGCGGAAGTTACCCGCTTAACGGATTTAGGCGACACGGCGTCCATATCTTTACGAGTGATTTCTATGGATCCCCTCCGTCCTCTTACCGGCACAGTTCAGTTCTATATTCATCAGTCATTTGGGAAATACGACCCTTTAGTCCCTGTTATTGAGGGGAAAGCGCTGCTCAACTTGACGTCCTGGGGTGCATTCACGGTGGGAGCGGTATGCGATGACGGAACCAAACTTGAACTCGATTTGTCAGAGCATCCGGACGCCTGGGAGCCGTGGAAGTCCCGATAG
- a CDS encoding C1 family peptidase: protein MPVVNFARVRNAKEFRTLDVRPDDTDARDYIFEPSLTLLPRDKQPLRSIPVLDQGEEGACVGFALATVINVSIWQRGPKRKSTGKFNQVSARMLYELAKRYDEWKGENYDGTSPRGAMKGWHHHGVASESVWNSKGKRSKTGLWTTDRAFTPKRVEEAKSRPIGAYYRVVDSDVGHLQAAIVEGDAVLASAWVHDGWDAKSLEKAKAKSFPAISFKQRVTGLHAFAIVGYTPDGFIIQNSWGSSWGQKGLALLHYDDWMEHRQDAWVARPGPETRDREGRAEIFVVGFSGVTEYGAKSARVRSSGSGLDLKNPDVLSYMINTDDKGALSKSGSLTTSVNELPGMAQKVLSSPVLDDGYHHVVLYAHGGLNSETYAVTVADRLWGEARNNRVCAYFFVWESSWDESLLGYFKSEDDQKGPAGFALRNAWNKFKDKLGDAVEEGQKLIGKNLAPMVRNVFWNEMKGRCQGASQAQGGGALFLEQLFIAMRTTPNDKYKLHLVGHSAGSIFHGFLYQNLLKPMLKTQPIPNQVVLASIHLLAPAISVDRASQAFNSGGTAVPKSRFFVHTLESQAEESDSITIYPSSLLTYVADYLESGNNRIPVLGIRKDFLAAPVTFATNVPAIQSHRHGEFDDPGHEIEQVMEDIGMPLY, encoded by the coding sequence ATGCCAGTTGTGAATTTTGCAAGGGTGAGGAATGCCAAGGAGTTTCGGACGCTGGATGTACGGCCGGATGACACGGATGCGCGCGATTATATTTTTGAGCCAAGTCTCACATTGTTGCCCAGAGACAAGCAACCGCTGCGAAGTATTCCAGTTCTTGATCAGGGCGAAGAAGGCGCGTGTGTGGGATTTGCGTTGGCCACCGTGATCAACGTCAGCATATGGCAACGAGGTCCTAAGAGAAAATCCACGGGGAAGTTCAATCAGGTCAGTGCGCGTATGTTATACGAGCTCGCAAAGCGGTACGACGAGTGGAAAGGGGAGAACTATGATGGAACCAGTCCCCGTGGAGCGATGAAGGGATGGCATCACCATGGGGTGGCTTCTGAGAGTGTATGGAACTCAAAGGGAAAGCGAAGCAAAACTGGACTATGGACTACCGATCGAGCATTTACGCCAAAGCGTGTGGAGGAGGCCAAGAGCCGGCCGATTGGAGCCTACTATCGCGTCGTCGACAGTGATGTGGGTCATCTTCAGGCCGCTATTGTCGAAGGGGATGCGGTCCTAGCGTCCGCATGGGTGCATGACGGGTGGGATGCAAAAAGCCTTGAGAAGGCAAAAGCAAAGTCATTCCCCGCTATTTCATTCAAACAACGGGTGACCGGTCTCCACGCCTTCGCTATCGTGGGATACACACCTGATGGATTCATCATTCAGAATTCTTGGGGCTCTAGCTGGGGCCAGAAAGGACTGGCTCTCCTTCATTATGACGATTGGATGGAGCATCGACAGGATGCGTGGGTGGCCAGGCCGGGCCCTGAGACACGGGATCGTGAAGGGCGGGCTGAGATTTTTGTCGTCGGGTTCAGCGGTGTCACCGAGTATGGGGCCAAAAGCGCTCGCGTCAGAAGTTCCGGCAGTGGTCTCGATCTCAAGAATCCTGACGTCCTATCCTACATGATCAATACCGATGATAAAGGAGCCCTTTCGAAAAGCGGTTCTTTGACGACCAGTGTGAACGAATTGCCCGGCATGGCGCAGAAGGTTTTATCGTCGCCTGTACTAGACGACGGATACCATCATGTTGTGTTGTATGCACACGGCGGGTTGAATTCTGAAACCTATGCTGTCACTGTCGCCGACCGGTTATGGGGCGAGGCCCGCAATAACCGCGTATGTGCCTATTTTTTTGTGTGGGAGAGTAGTTGGGATGAATCGTTGTTGGGTTATTTCAAAAGCGAGGATGACCAAAAAGGTCCTGCAGGGTTCGCTCTAAGAAATGCTTGGAATAAGTTCAAGGATAAACTTGGCGACGCCGTTGAAGAAGGTCAAAAGTTGATAGGCAAGAACCTGGCTCCAATGGTTCGTAATGTATTTTGGAATGAGATGAAAGGGCGATGTCAGGGGGCATCTCAGGCACAAGGCGGGGGAGCCCTGTTCCTCGAGCAACTATTCATCGCCATGCGCACGACACCAAACGACAAATACAAGCTTCACTTGGTTGGCCACAGTGCCGGCTCGATTTTTCACGGGTTCCTCTACCAAAACCTGCTGAAGCCAATGCTGAAAACACAACCAATTCCAAATCAGGTCGTTTTAGCGTCGATCCATTTACTTGCTCCTGCCATCTCAGTAGATCGAGCCTCGCAAGCTTTTAACTCGGGCGGGACAGCCGTTCCCAAATCACGATTTTTTGTCCATACGCTGGAATCCCAAGCGGAGGAATCAGACAGTATTACGATCTATCCCAGTTCATTACTGACCTATGTGGCAGATTATTTGGAAAGTGGGAACAACCGCATCCCTGTGCTGGGTATTAGGAAAGACTTTCTAGCGGCTCCCGTCACGTTCGCGACAAATGTACCTGCCATACAATCGCATCGCCACGGCGAATTCGACGATCCAGGCCATGAGATAGAACAGGTT